The Actinomycetota bacterium genome segment GGTGGTTGCCGTTGCGGCTGCTGCCGTACTCATAGCCCAACAACACGGCGCCGGCGACGGCCACCAGCAGGGTGGCCAGCAAGACCACGACCACCAGCTGGGGCCGTCGTCGCGGCGGAGGTGGCGGGCTGAGCTGGCGGAGGCGAAGATCAGGCCGGTCCGGGCCGGTGGCGGTCATCGCGCCAACTCCTCAACGTCCATGGCCAGGATGTGGACGGCTGCCGGCGTCCGTCGTGCCAGCTCCGCCGCCGCCTCAACGGTGCATCATAATGACCGGTCTGGGAGGGGTCTAGCTGGTTGGGACGAGATGAGAAGGACTGCCGGATGCCGGCTTCTGAGCGTTGGAGCGCTTCTCAGCCCAGAACGAGCCTGAGCGAATCGGCGTTGAACCTTGGTCGCGCTGCGGTCCGTATACCCGGGAGGCGTCGGTGCCGCCGTGGAGCCGACGCCGCCCCCCAGCACACGGCGAGACTGCAATGGATGGATGCATCAGCTGGTCTGGGCGCGCACGCGCCGGCGCCGGCTCACTGGAGTGGGTCTGGTCGTCAGCGGGTGGCGCGGCGCGGAGGGTCGCCCGCCTCATGCTGAGACCCGCCGCGAGCGCTCGGCCTGCTGCGACCGCGGCGCTGGTCGAGGACGAGGCGGCCCTGCTGGCCAGGGTGGCCGCCGGCGACCGGGGCCGGCCCCTGGAGGAGCTGTATCGCCGGTATGAGGCCCGGCTGTACGGGCTGGGATTGCGGCTGCTCGGCGACCAGGGCTTGGCCGAGGAGCTGGTCCAGGAGACCTTTGTGCGCCTGTGGCAGCAGGCGCGCCGCTTCGACCCGGCCAGGGGCTCGGTTGGCAGCTTCCTGTTCGCGATCGCCCGTCGCCTTGCGGTCGACCTGTGGCGCCGCCCATCCTCGCGGCCGTTTGAGCCGGAACCCCAGGACCAGCCGGCAAGCCGCGACCCGGTTGAGAACCTCAACCAGGGGCTGACAATCCGCGACGCCTTGCAGACACTGAGCCCGCAGCATCGGCAGGTTCTTGAGTTGTACCTCCTGGAAGACCGCAAACAGAGCGAGATCGCCGAGCTGCTCGGCCTGCCACTTGGCACCGTGAAAACCCGAGCCTATTACGCCCTCCGCGCGTTCAAGTTGGCCCTCCAGGAGCGTGGCATCCATGCCTGAGCTTGCCCCTCACCCCCACCCGGACCTGGGCGGTTATGTG includes the following:
- a CDS encoding sigma-70 family RNA polymerase sigma factor yields the protein MAAGDRGRPLEELYRRYEARLYGLGLRLLGDQGLAEELVQETFVRLWQQARRFDPARGSVGSFLFAIARRLAVDLWRRPSSRPFEPEPQDQPASRDPVENLNQGLTIRDALQTLSPQHRQVLELYLLEDRKQSEIAELLGLPLGTVKTRAYYALRAFKLALQERGIHA